Sequence from the bacterium genome:
TTTCATCTGTTTTCTTATGTATTGTATGTTTATTTATCCATTTCTTTTATTTACTCCTCCTCCTATTCCTGCCAATACACTAATAAATATTGCAAGCTTAAACGAGGTAAACCACGATATGGACTTAACTATCAACCCTTGTTCAACAGCTCCCGGAAAAAGGTCAGGCATTGTCCATGCCCATACTATTTTCACCAGAAATAGTGATAAAATAAACATTCCGGAAATAAGTACCAAAATTCCCGGAATCAGTCCCAAAATCCAATTATTCATAGATGCCCCCTATAATCTCAAATTCTTTTTTTATATATCCATTACTTAAATATGAATACTTACAATTCCGTCTTTGCTTTCTAAGTCAATATCTACGCCTAAACTTATAGCGTTAGTAATGCCCGGAAGCAATGAACGGAATTTACGATTTGCTGATAGGATTAAAACAACAAAATATGTTAAAAACTTTGGGAATACAAAACTTATCAACGCATCTTCGTTTTTCATGAAAATCCAGGAACAAAAATGTTTTATAAATCTACCCGGGTTAAAAGTGTGGCGTGTTATGGATGTCTCAAAATGTTCCCATAGTATATAGGAGAATAATTGCAGTAGAGTAAAGGTGAAAAAAATTATTACAGGAAATGCGAAGTAGGAGAGCAAAACCGAAAGTCCTAAGAACGCGATAATTACAAATCGGAAAAACTGTTTATTGATATGAACACTACATAAAATACAATATACGGCAGCAACAATAAACCATAGAATACCTAAAAATATGCGTAAAAATATCATTTTATAATGCGTCAATCAGTTCTCTTGCCTGTTCCGCATTTACCTTACCGTCTTCCAGCATTTTTAATATCCGGGAAATATGTTCCGTTCTGGAAGGTTCTTCGTTTTCAACGATTTCTACGCCTCGCGGAGCCCTTTTTACTGCTTCATCTATTGTCCTGTGAACGCCATCATGAATCATCCTGTCAAATATTCCGTGTCCTGCCCTGTGAAAAGAATCTCTTGCTTTTACGGTAGTTGCATAAACGTTTTTGCAGTCTTCGCCTAATTCTATGTTTATATCTCCGGAAACGGTTGTTAAGGATAAATGCTTGTAACCATTTTTATCTTCTTTTGAAACACTGTAATCTCCTTCTATTTCAACGTCACCGCTAAGTGTTTTGGATTCAATAAGCAAGTTTTCCGCATTTGAGATATCAAGTTCAATATCCCCTGAAACGCTTTTTATAAAACAATCTTTTTTAAGTAAGAGTTTCCCGCAGAAGCTTATATCACCGGATGTTGCAGCAATATCCATAGAATATATAGTTCCATCATTAATTTCTATGTCGCCGCTCATAGAATGAATATTTGCGTTGCCTTCGATGTCATTCAACTCAATATCTCCCGAAGTGGTGCCTATTTCTATGTCTCCTTTAAGTGATTCTATGGCGATATCACCGGATGCCGATTTGATTATTCCGTTATATGAGATGTTTTTTATTTCCACATCTCCGCTTGCAATCTTGCATTCCCCGGAATATTGTTTTTTAAGGGGGATCCTTAAAACTAATTCTCCCTCGTACCTGCCAAACGAAATTCCCGAATCTTCCATTATTCTTAACTCTTTCCCTTCCATTGAAATAGTGAGTCTTTTGTCTGCGGTTTCTTTATCGTCTGTCTGTATAATGACTTCGTCGCCTTTGCATCCTTCTATTGATAAGTCATAACTCGCAAGGGCTATAGAAATCGCCAAAGCCTCTTTTTTTACGGAATATTTTTTATATTCTTCCATATATTCCTCCTAAAGATTCCCTAATAAATCTTTTGCTTCTTCCACGGTTATTTCTCCTGTTTCCAACATATCAAGCACTTCTTTTCTCTTATTCTTTTTGATTGCTCCCATTTCTTCTTCTTTCTTTTCTTTGTATTCATATCCTAAAGCCTGGACTAACTCTTTTAGCATACTTTTGACTTTAGGATAAGAACAACCGAGCGTTTCTTCTACGCCTTTTATGTTTCCCTCGTTCAACAAAAAAACTTCTGCAAACTTCAAGAGTTCAGGCGAAAGGTTGGAAAACTTATCTCGTTGGAACTCACCGACTATTTTAGTTTTGCAACTCTTGCACTCAAACTCTTTTACAAAAATCTCGCCTTTGCAAAAAGGACAGTTATTGATAGTAGTTGTTTTATTCATAGTGAGATGACATTATAGCATGAAAATTACCTTGTCAATAAAAAAATTAATATTTCTATTAAAATATATTAATTTTATTAACATTGCTTGCAATAAAATCAATTTTTGTTCTTGATTTTTGTAATATTTTGATAATTTCGTGCAAATTCATATATTAGGTTTTCTGTGTTTTTTGTTTTCTGTGTTTGTTCTCTGTAAGGTGTTCTTCTGTTGTTTGCGTAAATCTATGTAAGGATCTTTTTTTTGTTGCTATTATTCCGAATTTCTTGTGGGTAGTTCTGGATTTTTGCGGAATATGTTCGTTTCTTTTTCTGTGTTTAGGTGTTCTTTTTGTCTTTTAGTTTCTTTTGTCTTGTGTATCTGCGTTTACTTGGACTTTTCCCGACCTGGCGGGATTAGTCCAAGTTATCCAACTTAGCTGGGTCATCTGCGTCCAAAAATTCTTTTCCCTATCTGTTTTTCTTTATTATCTGTTAATTTTAATATTTGATATTTGATTTTTGATATGGCTTTAGTGAATTGCTATTATTTAATTCAGATATATGTTGACTTTTCGAAATAACTCCCTACAATAAACTAAACACAAAGGGGTGTTGTATAAAACTATTGGGAAGTCTTGTCCACTGAGACCAGGGAGGCAACTGAAATGACAAAATTTCAAATAGGCAAAGAATACGAAAAGATTAACCATGAAGTTTTCGTAAACACTCCATTTCTCCCGGAAGCAGCGCAACAAAGGGAATTATTGCTTGAGGCGCAGGGTTATTTAGGGAACATCTTAACGGCAAAAGCGAATAACGATAAAGTAGAAGAGGCGCAGCAGGAGTTTATTTATTTGGGGACTATGCAAGACTATTACCACTGGAACGATAAGAAGTAATAAATTTTCTCGTTTTTTGTGGCATTCGCCCATTCCATTGTTTGTGTGGTAGGTCAGACATTCTTGTCTGACAATCTTTTTGGGTTTGGGTAGGTAGGAGCATCTGCTCCCGCCATTTGTCATTCTGATCCGCCTCTGGCGGAGAAAAATCTCGTTTTTCCCACTTACCTCACTCAACTACTTACCTTACTTAACTTATCCGGAAGCGAAGCGTAGGACATAAGTTACTTCTATTACCCCTATTACTTTTATTACTTCTAACCAAAATCTATTGACTTTTTTAAATGTAGAAATAAAATGATAAATACACTACAAATTAAAGAAGGAGGAAACAATGCCTGATAAGAAAAAAGAAGAAAAAACTTGGATTGAAGAAATAGAAATTAATGCCGGTGAACTTGTTGAACAGGCAAAAAAACTGATTGCCGAAGGGAATGTCCGCAGGTTAATTATCAAAAAAGCTAATGACGAGTTATTAGTTGAAATTCCTCTTAACGCCGGAGTTGCCGTCGGTAGCGTGCTAACGATTTTTGCCCCCATACTTGCGGCGTTAGGTGCAATGGCTGCGTTGCTCGCTAAAGTA
This genomic interval carries:
- a CDS encoding DUF2089 family protein, translating into MNKTTTINNCPFCKGEIFVKEFECKSCKTKIVGEFQRDKFSNLSPELLKFAEVFLLNEGNIKGVEETLGCSYPKVKSMLKELVQALGYEYKEKKEEEMGAIKKNKRKEVLDMLETGEITVEEAKDLLGNL
- a CDS encoding DUF4097 family beta strand repeat-containing protein — translated: MEEYKKYSVKKEALAISIALASYDLSIEGCKGDEVIIQTDDKETADKRLTISMEGKELRIMEDSGISFGRYEGELVLRIPLKKQYSGECKIASGDVEIKNISYNGIIKSASGDIAIESLKGDIEIGTTSGDIELNDIEGNANIHSMSGDIEINDGTIYSMDIAATSGDISFCGKLLLKKDCFIKSVSGDIELDISNAENLLIESKTLSGDVEIEGDYSVSKEDKNGYKHLSLTTVSGDINIELGEDCKNVYATTVKARDSFHRAGHGIFDRMIHDGVHRTIDEAVKRAPRGVEIVENEEPSRTEHISRILKMLEDGKVNAEQARELIDAL
- a CDS encoding DUF4342 domain-containing protein, whose protein sequence is MPDKKKEEKTWIEEIEINAGELVEQAKKLIAEGNVRRLIIKKANDELLVEIPLNAGVAVGSVLTIFAPILAALGAMAALLAKVKIQIVRIGK